The genomic interval GTATAAAATGAATTGTCAATTTCACTAAATTGATACATAAATACATCATCGGATAGAAGTATTCCTACATTATTTCTCTAATAAAGCTAGTATAAAAATGTTTTCTTTTTTTTTTAAAACTAAAAAAAAATAAGATCTTACTATAACGAACGAATTTTTATTTTTTTATTATGAAGAATTATTTTAAAATAAATTATATTGAGTCATTTCTATTGATTTTAGCTTTTACTACTTTAAATTTATTTCATGTAATTTTCAGAAAATTGTTGATCGCAATCAATTTACCTGAAAATATGATATTTTCTATATCATATACTATTCCTTTTATATTTTTATTCATATTCATATCTCATCAAGCTCAAAAAAAAAATCTATCCATTGAATTGTCATTCAAAATTTCTCCCTGGTATACTTATATTATAATTTTTTGTATGATGTTTGTCGTGATAATACTGAATGACTGCATCACTTCATTTCTTCCAAAAGAAGGACCTCTATTAGGAAATATGTATAAGGAAATGGAGGATTTTTTGAAAGAAGAATCTAAAAATACAATCTCCTTTTTTTCTACTACTGTTTTGCTAGCCCCTATATGTGAAGAGGTTCTTTTTAGAGGAATTATTTTAAATGGAATGTTAAAAAATAAAATACATCCAATAAAAGCGATTCTATTTTCCTCTTTTTTATTTGGATTAACTCATATGAATCCTTGGCAATTCATAGGTGGGATGCTCATTGGAAGTTTCATAGGATTCGTTTATTTTATTACAAATTCCATAATAGATTGCATATTATTACATGTATTTAATAATGCTATTGCTGTCTTTTCTATGTTTTTTTTCATGAACATGAAACTTGAAAAAATTTTTTCAGAACAGGAAAATTTTAATTTTTTGTTTATTTTGTTAATAACTAGTTGTTTAGTTATTCCATCTGGTTGTGTTTTTCTTTTTTTTAAAAAAAAAGAAGAAAATAAGAAAAACATAAGATAAGAGATAAGACATGTTATCATTCTTTTACAAATACAAAAAAGAATACAAAGAGAAACATTATTTCTAATTCTAAAATAGGAGGATTGAAGATTCTCTTCTCTAAGAAAATTTTTAGATGAAAAAACCTTCATTAACTATATTGGGCTGTCATTCTTCAATTCCAACAGATAAATTTTATCCAACCGCTCAA from Blattabacterium cuenoti carries:
- a CDS encoding CPBP family glutamic-type intramembrane protease, giving the protein MMFVVIILNDCITSFLPKEGPLLGNMYKEMEDFLKEESKNTISFFSTTVLLAPICEEVLFRGIILNGMLKNKIHPIKAILFSSFLFGLTHMNPWQFIGGMLIGSFIGFVYFITNSIIDCILLHVFNNAIAVFSMFFFMNMKLEKIFSEQENFNFLFILLITSCLVIPSGCVFLFFKKKEENKKNIR